The window GCGTTCTTCTCCGTCGTCGTCGCGGACGCGGAAGAGAAACGTCGTGTCCTCGGGGACGTCGTCGACACCACAGATTCGTTCCAAGTCGCTCATTGGGGTCAGGTTGGAGGGGTGTAGAAAATCTCCTTCGGAAGTGGACGATGAGTCTCCGGATAGAGGCGGGGTTGTGTCAGGCCGGTAAGGGACGAAGAATTTATCCAGCTGAATGACAAAAATCCGAACTCGTGTAATGGAGCCTAACTCTACTCAGCCCGAGGACGAATGACCGACAGCGTACCCGTCGCGATTGTCACGTTCGCTTTGAGTATCGGGGCTATGTGGGTCGGTGCAGAAGCGTTCGTGTCCAGCGCCGCCGGGGTGGCACGTCGCTTCGGCCTCTCGGACCTCGTCGTGGGTCTCACGGTGGTTGCCCTCGGAACGTCGGCCCCGGAGGCCGCCGTCAGTGTCGACGCCGCTCTCGTCGGAAACGGTGATATCGCAGTGGCGAACGTCGTCGGCTCGAATCTCTTCAACATCGGTATCGTTCTCGGTGGTATCGCGGCCATCGTCGGCGTTCGAAGTTCTTCTCGGATGGTCCGGCGAGACGGAGTGGCGATGATACTCTCGACGGTGTTGCTGCTGGCGGTCCTGTGGGATTTACAGGTGAGCCGTCTCGATGGGGTCGTCTTGCTCCTCGCGTTCGCCGGCTACCTCACCGCCCTGTTCGTCCGACCGGACGAGTCGGGAGACGCACCGACCGAACCCCGTCGAGCAACGTGGCTCACCGCTCTCCTTCTCGTCGGTGGACTCGCTACTATCGTCGCTGCCGCGCACTTCCTCGTGGAGTCGGCAGTATCTATCGCCGAGACGGCGGGCCTCTCCGAGTGGGTCATCGGGGAAACTATCGTCGCAGTGGGCACGTCGACTCCGGAAATCATCGCCTCCGTCACCGCCGCACGGAACGGGATGGGCGACATCGCCGCGGGCAACCTCATCGGGAGCAACGTGTTCAATGCGCTGTTCATCTTGGGCATCACGTCGACGATAGCACCTATCGTGGTCGTCGAGACCGCTATCGGGACCACAACGTGGTTACTTTTCCTCTCCGTGCTCACCGCCGTCCTCCTCGGAACGAAAGGACGATTGGGACGACTCGAAGGTGCGGTGCTCGTTGCGATTAACGTGAGTCGCTGGATACTCGATATCTTGTGACGGTGGCCGAGTCGAATTCCTAGAGAAGCACGTCCTCCCAGCACGACGAGATGCACTGCGTGTGGGAGTGTCGTTTTCAGGAGAAGTAGCGGGAGGTAGATGTGAACCTCACTCGCAACGCTTCGCGTTGCTCGCTGGTTCAAACTACCTGGTGCAATTTTCAGAGAATCACGTCGGCGAAGTGCGACAAGACGCACTGCGTGGGAGTGTCGTTTTCAGGAGAAGTAGCGGGAGGTAGATTTGAACCTCGGTCGCTGACGCTCCCTGGTTCACATCTACTGAGCTATGAGGCCGACCTCAGTGGGTCACGCCGAGACGAGACTCGGCGTTCAGGAGTTGAGGTCGGCAAAAACATAGCGGGAGGTAGATTTGAACTACCGATCTCCGGGTTATGAGCCCGGCGGAATCTCCTGGCTATCCCATCCCGCTGAATCAACAAAAGTGACGTTCAC is drawn from Haloferax litoreum and contains these coding sequences:
- a CDS encoding calcium/sodium antiporter, yielding MTDSVPVAIVTFALSIGAMWVGAEAFVSSAAGVARRFGLSDLVVGLTVVALGTSAPEAAVSVDAALVGNGDIAVANVVGSNLFNIGIVLGGIAAIVGVRSSSRMVRRDGVAMILSTVLLLAVLWDLQVSRLDGVVLLLAFAGYLTALFVRPDESGDAPTEPRRATWLTALLLVGGLATIVAAAHFLVESAVSIAETAGLSEWVIGETIVAVGTSTPEIIASVTAARNGMGDIAAGNLIGSNVFNALFILGITSTIAPIVVVETAIGTTTWLLFLSVLTAVLLGTKGRLGRLEGAVLVAINVSRWILDIL